The nucleotide sequence GTGACCGGCGACCTGCTGCGCGACTGGCTGTCGGCCGGTGTGACGGCCCTGCTGGTGGAGCCGAGCGAGGACGACTCGACGATCGTGGCGGTGGAGCGGGCGGCGGCCGCGGCCGGCGCCCGCATCCCCGAGGACTGCTCGGTGGTCCTGCTCGGCGACCCGGCGCTCGGCGAGGACGCCCGCGACTGGACCCGGTTCTCGCTGCACCGCGAGCAGATGGGCCGCGAAGCCGTCCGGCTGCTCCTGGACCTGCTGGACGACGAGGACGGCGGGCCGCGGCAGCTGAACGTGGCCTGTACCCCGATCCCAGGCGACTCGGTCGCCGCACCGCCGGCGGGGGTGGCGCGATGAGCTACTTCATCGTCCGGCGGCTGGCGATCGGCCTGCTGACCATCTGGGGCGTCGTCACGGCGGTCTTCATCGTCGTCCGGCTCGCGCCCGGCGACCAGGCCACCGTGGCCCTCGGCCCGGACGCGAGCGCGGAGGAGATCGAGGCCCTGCGGCAGAGCCTCGGCCTCGACCAGCCGCTCCTGGTGCAGTACCTCTCGTACCTCGGCGACGTCGTGCGGCTCGACTTCGGCGAGTCCTACCGGTTCGGGCGCCCGGCCATGGACCAGGTGCTCGAGCGGTTCCCCGCGACCATCCAGCTGACCCTGGCCGCCACGGTGATCGCGATCGTCGCCGGCCTCGTGCTCGGCGTCCTCGCCGGCAAGAACCCCGGCAGCGCGCTGGACCGCGCCGTCTCGACGGTCACGCTCGGCCTGCAGGCGCTGCCGCCGTTCTGGGTCGGCATCATGTTCATCCTGATCTTCGCGCTGCAGCTGCAGGTGCTGCCGAGCGCCGGCGGCGGCAGCCTCTCCAACCTCGTCCTGCCCGCGGTGACGCTGTCGATCCCGTTCACCGCGCTCGTGGCGCGCATGACCCGCAGCGGCGTGGCCGAGACGATGTCCGAGGCCTTCGTCAACACCGCCCGGTCGAAGGGCCTCACCGAGACGCAGGTGCTCACCGGCCACGTCCTGAAGAACTCGATGATCCCCGTGGTGACGGTGGTCGGCCTGCAGGTCGGGACGCTGCTCGGCGGCGCGGTGATCATCGAGACCGTGTTCGCGTGGCCCGGGCTCGGGTCGCTGCTGGTGAGCGCGGTCGGCAACCGCGACTACGCCGTCGTCCAGGCCGCGACGG is from Jiangella alkaliphila and encodes:
- a CDS encoding ABC transporter permease, producing MSYFIVRRLAIGLLTIWGVVTAVFIVVRLAPGDQATVALGPDASAEEIEALRQSLGLDQPLLVQYLSYLGDVVRLDFGESYRFGRPAMDQVLERFPATIQLTLAATVIAIVAGLVLGVLAGKNPGSALDRAVSTVTLGLQALPPFWVGIMFILIFALQLQVLPSAGGGSLSNLVLPAVTLSIPFTALVARMTRSGVAETMSEAFVNTARSKGLTETQVLTGHVLKNSMIPVVTVVGLQVGTLLGGAVIIETVFAWPGLGSLLVSAVGNRDYAVVQAATVLIALCVIVLNLAADVVNARLDPRIRLEARR